From a single Endozoicomonas euniceicola genomic region:
- the dnaE gene encoding DNA polymerase III subunit alpha, with translation MSARFIHLRLHTEFSLSDGLVRVKPLIKAASEAGFPAIAVTDQSNLCSLVKFYSGAQGAGLKPVSGADLWVSHGDPELEPVRMVLLSMNEKGYRNLTELISQSYLENQVHGRAIVRREWVREKSEGLIALSGAKDGDVGQAIVNGNQPLAEQLAKEWMEAFPDRYYLELQRTNRTGDEECVHGSVALAEKLGCPVVATNDVMFLTREEFEAHESRVCIGESMTLDDPRRIKRYSEEQYLKSEAEMVELFSDIPEAIENTVEIARRCSVYVHLGEYFLPEFPVPEGMTMDEYFRKFSHDGLTERLKFILQPDDPEYAEKEKIYRDRLDFELDIILQMGFPGYFLIVMDFIQWSKNNGIPVGPGRGSGAGSLVAYAQKITDLDPIQYDLLFERFLNPERVSMPDFDVDFCMDGRDKVIDYVAQTYGRNAVSQIITFGTMAAKAVVRDVARVQGKSFGLADKLSKLIPFEVGMTLNKAYEQEGMLRDFLEGDEQAREIWEMALKLEGVTRNVGKHAGGVVIAPTKLTDFAPLYCDEHGQGVVTQFDKNDVESAGLVKFDFLGLRTLTIIDWALKMINPRRQQRGEDPLDIMQIDLEDKTSYDMLKRAETTAVFQLESRGMKDLIKRLLPDCFEDIIALVALFRPGPLQSGMVDNFINRKHGREELSFPDAQYQHEWLRPILHPTYGIILYQEQVMQIAQVLAGYTLGGADMLRRAMGKKKPEEMAKQRSIFEEGAIKQGVDGELAMKIFDLVEKFAGYGFNKSHSAAYALVSYQTLWLKAHYPAEFMAAVMSSDMQTTDKVVTFIEECRDMGLTVLPPNVNSGEYMFGVNDDGHIVYGLGAIKGVGEGPIEAIVEARQKGGDFKDLFDFCARADAKRINKRVLEALIRSGALDLVGPKPGTKKALNFNRAVLEASQAEAIKAADQAAKSFDSGHGDLFGALVPAGEENVYDGYQSVSEWTDKFRLSGEKDTLGLYLTGHPIDEYEQEIKHFIRNRIKDLQPARGDTQNIAGLVVAMRVMKNKRGDKMCFITLDDRTGRIEVSIFADVFEQFHELLKMDAVIVVEGEVTHDDYSGSLKVRTKKILNIVEARSHYARQIVLKLGTEQIDRGFNQRLSGLLQQHPGRLPVQLDYSRDDASASLVLGEKWNVSPSDDLVINLRQWLGKDAAKIEYR, from the coding sequence ATGTCCGCACGTTTTATACACCTGAGATTACATACTGAATTTTCCCTGAGTGATGGATTGGTCCGGGTCAAGCCCTTGATTAAGGCGGCTTCGGAGGCGGGCTTTCCTGCCATAGCCGTTACGGACCAGTCGAATTTGTGCTCGCTGGTGAAGTTTTACAGCGGTGCCCAGGGGGCGGGGCTTAAACCCGTCAGTGGCGCAGACCTGTGGGTTTCTCACGGTGATCCGGAGCTGGAACCGGTTCGGATGGTGTTGCTGTCCATGAATGAAAAAGGCTATCGCAACCTGACTGAGCTGATCTCACAGTCCTATCTTGAGAATCAGGTGCATGGCAGAGCCATCGTCAGGCGTGAGTGGGTCAGGGAGAAGTCCGAGGGCCTGATTGCGCTGTCTGGTGCTAAAGACGGTGATGTGGGACAGGCGATTGTCAACGGTAACCAGCCTCTGGCGGAACAGCTGGCTAAGGAATGGATGGAAGCGTTTCCTGATCGTTACTACCTGGAACTGCAACGAACCAATCGTACTGGCGACGAAGAGTGTGTGCATGGTTCAGTAGCGTTGGCAGAAAAGCTGGGCTGTCCGGTAGTAGCGACCAATGATGTTATGTTCCTGACCCGCGAAGAGTTTGAGGCCCATGAGTCCAGGGTCTGCATTGGCGAGAGCATGACGCTGGACGATCCACGTCGTATAAAGCGCTACAGTGAGGAGCAATATCTCAAATCAGAAGCCGAGATGGTTGAGCTGTTCTCGGACATTCCTGAGGCCATTGAGAATACCGTTGAAATTGCCCGACGCTGTTCCGTTTATGTGCATCTGGGTGAATACTTCCTGCCGGAATTTCCGGTGCCGGAAGGCATGACCATGGATGAGTACTTTCGTAAGTTTTCCCACGACGGCCTGACCGAACGGCTGAAATTTATTTTGCAGCCGGACGATCCGGAGTACGCTGAAAAAGAAAAAATTTACCGGGATCGTCTTGATTTTGAGCTGGATATTATCTTGCAGATGGGTTTTCCCGGCTACTTCCTGATCGTTATGGACTTTATTCAGTGGTCCAAGAATAACGGTATTCCGGTAGGTCCCGGCCGGGGCTCCGGTGCCGGTTCGCTGGTGGCTTATGCCCAGAAAATTACCGATCTCGACCCGATTCAGTACGATCTGCTGTTCGAACGATTCCTGAACCCGGAACGGGTTTCCATGCCCGACTTTGACGTCGATTTCTGTATGGACGGACGGGACAAGGTGATTGATTACGTTGCTCAAACCTATGGGCGCAATGCGGTCTCCCAGATCATTACCTTTGGTACCATGGCGGCCAAGGCGGTGGTGCGAGACGTGGCCAGGGTTCAGGGCAAGTCTTTTGGCCTTGCTGATAAACTGTCCAAGCTGATCCCCTTTGAAGTCGGTATGACCCTGAATAAAGCCTACGAGCAGGAAGGGATGCTGCGTGACTTTCTGGAAGGCGATGAGCAGGCCCGGGAAATCTGGGAGATGGCGCTTAAGCTGGAGGGTGTTACCCGAAACGTGGGTAAGCACGCTGGTGGCGTGGTGATTGCCCCGACAAAACTCACTGACTTTGCACCCTTGTATTGTGATGAACACGGTCAGGGGGTGGTGACTCAGTTCGATAAGAACGATGTAGAGTCAGCGGGGCTGGTCAAATTCGACTTCCTGGGGCTGCGAACCCTGACCATCATCGACTGGGCGTTGAAAATGATTAACCCCCGTCGTCAACAACGGGGTGAAGACCCACTGGATATTATGCAGATCGATCTGGAAGACAAGACTTCCTACGATATGCTCAAGCGCGCTGAAACCACGGCGGTATTCCAGCTCGAATCCCGTGGTATGAAAGACCTGATTAAACGACTTCTGCCGGACTGTTTCGAAGATATTATCGCACTGGTGGCGCTGTTCCGACCGGGGCCTTTGCAGTCGGGCATGGTGGATAACTTCATTAATCGTAAGCACGGTCGTGAAGAACTGTCGTTCCCGGATGCCCAGTATCAGCACGAATGGCTGCGACCGATCCTGCATCCCACCTACGGCATTATCCTGTATCAGGAGCAGGTGATGCAGATCGCCCAGGTGCTGGCCGGTTATACCCTGGGTGGCGCGGATATGCTGCGTCGGGCAATGGGTAAGAAAAAACCGGAAGAGATGGCCAAGCAGCGTTCCATCTTCGAGGAAGGGGCGATCAAACAGGGTGTTGATGGCGAGCTGGCCATGAAAATCTTCGACCTGGTGGAAAAATTCGCGGGTTATGGTTTTAACAAGTCCCACTCTGCTGCCTATGCACTGGTTTCCTATCAAACCTTGTGGCTGAAAGCCCATTACCCGGCAGAGTTTATGGCGGCGGTCATGAGTTCCGATATGCAGACCACCGATAAGGTCGTGACCTTTATTGAAGAGTGTCGTGATATGGGGCTGACGGTCTTGCCGCCGAATGTGAATAGTGGTGAGTATATGTTTGGCGTTAACGACGACGGGCATATCGTTTATGGATTAGGTGCGATTAAGGGCGTTGGTGAAGGCCCGATTGAAGCCATTGTTGAAGCCCGGCAGAAAGGCGGTGACTTTAAAGACCTGTTTGATTTCTGTGCGCGCGCTGACGCTAAACGTATTAACAAGCGTGTGCTGGAGGCGTTGATTCGTTCTGGTGCGCTGGATCTGGTTGGGCCAAAGCCCGGGACGAAAAAGGCACTGAATTTTAATCGCGCTGTGCTGGAAGCCAGTCAGGCAGAGGCGATTAAAGCGGCAGATCAGGCGGCAAAGAGTTTCGATTCCGGCCACGGCGATCTGTTTGGAGCACTGGTGCCCGCCGGGGAGGAGAATGTCTACGACGGTTATCAGTCAGTCTCTGAATGGACCGATAAATTTCGCCTCAGTGGTGAAAAGGATACCCTTGGGCTGTACCTGACCGGCCACCCCATTGATGAGTATGAACAGGAAATTAAGCACTTTATCCGTAACCGGATAAAAGACCTCCAGCCAGCCCGGGGGGATACCCAGAATATCGCCGGGCTGGTGGTTGCCATGCGGGTTATGAAGAACAAGCGTGGCGACAAAATGTGCTTTATCACGCTGGATGATCGTACCGGTCGCATAGAGGTGTCTATTTTTGCCGATGTCTTTGAGCAGTTTCATGAATTGCTCAAAATGGATGCAGTGATCGTTGTCGAAGGCGAAGTGACTCACGATGATTATTCCGGCAGCCTGAAGGTGAGAACAAAGAAAATACTGAATATTGTTGAGGCTCGCAGCCACTACGCCCGGCAGATTGTTTTGAAGCTGGGTACTGAACAGATCGATCGGGGTTTTAATCAGCGCCTTTCCGGTCTGTTACAGCAGCATCCGGGGCGCTTGCCGGTGCAGCTGGACTATAGTCGTGATGATGCGTCTGCCAGTCTGGTTCTGGGCGAAAAATGGAATGTTAGCCCAAGCGATGATCTGGTGATTAACCTTCGGCAGTGGCTGGGGAAAGACGCCGCAAAAATCGAATATCGTTAG
- the rnhB gene encoding ribonuclease HII — MSGNKESVSENCQVELDLFAQPEVAGQLVCGVDEVGRGPLCGPVVTAAVILDPARPIKGLNDSKKLSEKKRDALFDEIREKALAWCIARADVEEIDELNILHATMLAMQRAVAGLSVEPDLALIDGNRCPSLPCRAEAIIKGDGKVPEIGAASILAKVARDREMAEMETQYPGYGIGGHKGYPTKVHMEALKKLGATPIHRRSFKPVREVIHKADVSG; from the coding sequence ATGTCAGGTAATAAAGAGTCAGTTAGTGAAAATTGTCAGGTTGAGCTGGATCTGTTTGCGCAGCCTGAGGTCGCGGGACAGTTGGTTTGCGGCGTTGATGAAGTGGGACGGGGGCCGTTATGCGGACCCGTTGTTACGGCGGCGGTCATCCTTGATCCTGCCCGACCTATTAAGGGGCTGAATGACTCCAAGAAGCTGTCTGAGAAAAAGCGCGATGCCCTGTTTGATGAAATCAGGGAGAAGGCGTTAGCCTGGTGCATTGCCAGGGCGGATGTAGAAGAAATTGATGAGCTTAATATCCTTCATGCCACCATGCTGGCGATGCAAAGAGCCGTTGCTGGCCTGAGCGTCGAGCCTGATCTGGCGTTGATTGATGGTAACCGTTGTCCGTCGCTTCCCTGCCGTGCGGAAGCCATCATCAAGGGTGATGGCAAAGTGCCGGAAATTGGAGCAGCTTCCATCCTTGCCAAGGTGGCAAGGGATCGCGAGATGGCGGAAATGGAAACGCAGTATCCCGGCTATGGGATTGGCGGGCATAAAGGCTATCCCACGAAAGTGCACATGGAAGCACTGAAAAAACTGGGAGCAACGCCTATACATCGTCGTTCGTTTAAGCCGGTCAGGGAGGTGATTCATAAGGCTGATGTCAGTGGTTAA